One region of Labrus mixtus chromosome 1, fLabMix1.1, whole genome shotgun sequence genomic DNA includes:
- the LOC132962732 gene encoding kinesin-like protein KIF23 isoform X1 has protein sequence MQRPGKGKTPRRPGPKKTSSVEKDPVGVYCRIRPLGAEDEECCIEMISSSTIQLHPPDGLKANRNGEYKETQYSFKKVFGINTSQIELFEDVAKPLVEDLVHSKNGLLFTYGVTGSGKTFTMTGSPGEGGLLPRCLDMLFNSIGPWQAKRFVFKPDDKNGMEIQNQVDALLERQKRDSQQSVPKTPSSRQKADPEIADMISSEEACKSDNVDEDCCYSVFVSYVEVYNNYIYDLLEDAPFDPIRPKWLGGGTPVRNNEFIPPQSKLLREDQNHNMYVAGCTEVEVKSTEEAFEVFWKGQKKRRIANTQLNRESSRSHSVFMVKLAQAPLDADGDHILQDKNQVNVSQLCLVDLAGSERTSRTRAEGSRLREAGNINQSLMTLRTCMEVLRENQMCGTNKMVPYRDSKVTHLFKNYFDGEGKVRMIVCVNPKADDYDETMLVMRFAEMTQEVEIARPVDRPICGLAAGRRHRNQVFRDELSRRLEERGGPNNADDQSLMSQLIESLPALPPCELADPADDMTLPRLIEVLERRHRIRQMMTEQFDKTATTLKSMIQQFDSQLNAKENFLHDQRSKLSEKDKVIINQRAELERLEKKSKTLEYKVDILQKTTDMYEQDKRSLQQELETREQRLHRELSERRRMEQRMQGVMTDTKLKWEKECERRVNAKQMEMQNKLWVKDEKLKQLKAIVTESGSGGVGFPVERQEKPERPSRGRDHNVAQRRSASPPPLPDISQTPSNQNRANVRAFQDLYPTPSSSSAYPSVASCISEWEHRVPVDSSSRARHVGTPQYRSRTPCQGTSSVGRRRGQLWAPDSEAPATTLVYGLNLEAGTRTSTPVHLMHRRSHSAGGEKWVDHKPTSNLDLDTVMQPIIPNAIKVSAPNEKALSKCQKYVLRHQELASDGEIETKLIKGNVFKTRSGGQAVQFTDIETLKQECPTASSRKRRSGSGEGSAHIDDIENRAPVTSTSSIHGYQKRRKP, from the exons atgcagAGACCGGG CAAAGGGAAAACTCCTCGGAGGCCGGGCCCAAAAAAGACTTCCAGCGTAGAGAAGGATCCTGTTGGA GTATACTGCCGTATCCGTCCTCTAGGAGCCGAAGATGAGGAATGTTGTATTGAGATGATCAGCAGCTCCACTATTCAGCTTCACCCTCCTGATGGCCTTAAAGCGAACCGCAACGGAGAATACAAAGAG acGCAGTACTCCTTTAAGAAAGTGTTTGGTATAAATACCAGTCAAATTGAGTTGTTTGAGGATGTTGCCAAGCCTCTGGTGGAAGACCTCGTTCATTCCAAGAACG gtcTGCTCTTTACATACGGTGTTACTGGAAGCGGTAAGACGTTCACCATGACTGGCTCACCCGGGGAAGGCGGATTACTCCCTCGCTGTCTGGACATGCTCTTCAACAGCATCGGACCCTGGCAGGCCAAACGATTT gTGTTCAAACCTGATGACAAAAATGGAATGGAGATCCAGAATCAAGTCGATGCTCTCCTAGAGAGACAGAAGCGGGACAGTCAGCAGTCCGTGCCCAAAACGCCATCGTCCAG GCAGAAGGCTGATCCAGAGATTGCAGATATGATCAGCTCAGAGGAGGCGTGTAAATCTGACAATGTGGATGAAGACTGCTGTTACAGCGTCTTTGTTTCCTACGTCGAGGTCTACAACAATTATATCTATGATCTCCTCGAAGATGCTCCATTTGACCCAATCAGACCTAA GTGGCTCGGTGGAGGCACGCCTGTACGGAATAATGAGTTCAT ACCACCTCAATCCAAACTTCTCCGAGAGGACCAGAATCACAACATGTATGTTGCCGGCTGCACAGAGGTCGAAGTGAAGTCCACAGAGGAGGCTTTTGAAGTGTTTTGGAAAG gccaaaagaaaaggaggatagCCAACACTCAACTAAATCGTGAATCCAGTCGCTCCcacagtgtgttcatggtgAAATTAGCCCAGGCTCCGCTTGATGCTGATGGGGATCACATTCTACAG GACAAAAACCAGGTGAACGTGAGCCAGCTGTGTTTGGTGGACCTGGCAGGCAGCGAGCGCACCAGCAGAACCCGGGCAGAGGGAAGCCGTCTCCGTGAAGCAG GAAATATTAACCAGTCCTTGATGACACTGCGCACATGTATGGAAGTCCTGCGTGAAAACCAGATGTGTGGAACTAATAAG ATGGTGCCATACAGGGACTCTAAAGTTACACACCTGTTTAAAAACTACTTTGATGGAGAAGGAAAAGTCCGGATGATTGTGTGTGTCAACCCAAAGGCTGATGATTATGATGAAACTATG CTGGTGATGCGTTTTGCTGAGATGACCCAGGAGGTGGAGATTGCTCGGCCAGTTGACCGGCCTATCTGTGGCCTTGCTGCTGGACGCAGACACAGAAACCAGGTCTTCAGAGATGAGCTGTCACGTCGCCTAGAAGAGAGGGGAGGTCCGAATAATGCCG ATGACCAAAGTTTAATGAGTCAGCTCATAGAAAGCCTTCCAGCCCTCCCTCCCTGTGAGCTGGCTGACCCAGCTGATGATATGACGTTGCCCCGCCTGATTGAGGTCCTGGAAAGGAGGCATCGAATCCGTCAGATGATGACAGAGCAGTTCGACAAAACTG CCACTACTCTGAAATCCATGATTCAGCAGTTTGACAGTCAGCTTAATGCAAAGGAGAACTTCCTTCATGACCAACGAAGCAAACTGAGTGAGAAAGACAAAGTCATCATCAACCAGAGAGCGGAGTTAGAACGactagaaaaaaaatccaaaacattaGAATATAAG GTCGATATCTTGCAGAAGACTACGGACATGTACGAACAGGACAAACGCTCCCTTCAGCAGGAGCTGGAGACCCGGGAGCAGAGGCTGCATAGAGAGCTGTCAGAGAGGAGGCGCATGGAGCAGCGCATGCAGGGGGTGATGACAGACACCAAACTCAAGTGGGAGAAGGAGTGT GAGAGGCGGGTAAATGCCAAGCAGATGGAGATGCAGAACAAGTTGTGGGTGAAGGATGAAAAGCTGAAGCAGCTCAAGGCCATAGTGACGGAAAGTGGCAGTGGGGGTGTTGGCTTTCCCGTCGAGCGCCAAGAGAAGCCTGAGAGGCCTTCGAGAGGGAGGGATCACAACGTGGCTCAGAGGAGGTCTGCCTCGCCGCCGCCACTTCCT GACATCAGCCAAACTCCTTCCAACCAAAATCGAGCCAATGTCAGGGCATTTCAGGACCTTTACCCCacaccttcctcctcttcagcctATCCTTCTGTAGCCTCTTGCATCTCTGAATGGGAGCACAGGGTCCCTGTAGACTCAAGCAGCAGAGCTAGGCATGTTGGGACTCCGCAATACAGGAGCCGGACTCCCTGCCAAGGCACCAGCAGCGTGGGTCGCAGGAGAGGCCAGCTCTGGGCCCCTGACTCTGAGGCCCCAGCTACGACTCTTGTCTATGGGTTAAACCTAGAAGCAGGCACaagg ACGTCCACTCCGGTTCATCTGATGCACAGGCGCTCACACTCTGCGGGTGGGGAGAAATGGGTAGACCACAAACCAACTTCTAATTTGGACCTAGACACAGTCATGCAGCCAATCATACCCAATGCAATCAAAGTGTCGGCCCCCAACGAGAAAGCTCTGTCGAAATGCCAAAAGTATGTGCTTAGACATCAAGAGCTTGCCTCTGACGGGGAGATCGAGACCAAGTTGATCAAG GGCAATGTGTTCAAGACCAGAAGTGGTGGACAAGCTGTTCAGTTCACTGACATTGAGACACTGAAACAAGAGTGCCCAACAGCATCAAG tcgcAAGAGGCGTTCAGGGTCTGGAGAGGGATCAGCTCATATCGACGACATAGAAAACAGG GCTCCAGTGACAAGCACAAGTTCAATCCATGGCTATCAAAA ACGGAGAAAACCTTGA
- the LOC132962732 gene encoding kinesin-like protein KIF23 isoform X3 gives MQRPGKGKTPRRPGPKKTSSVEKDPVGVYCRIRPLGAEDEECCIEMISSSTIQLHPPDGLKANRNGEYKETQYSFKKVFGINTSQIELFEDVAKPLVEDLVHSKNGLLFTYGVTGSGKTFTMTGSPGEGGLLPRCLDMLFNSIGPWQAKRFVFKPDDKNGMEIQNQVDALLERQKRDSQQSVPKTPSSRQKADPEIADMISSEEACKSDNVDEDCCYSVFVSYVEVYNNYIYDLLEDAPFDPIRPKWLGGGTPVRNNEFIPPQSKLLREDQNHNMYVAGCTEVEVKSTEEAFEVFWKGQKKRRIANTQLNRESSRSHSVFMVKLAQAPLDADGDHILQDKNQVNVSQLCLVDLAGSERTSRTRAEGSRLREAGNINQSLMTLRTCMEVLRENQMCGTNKMVPYRDSKVTHLFKNYFDGEGKVRMIVCVNPKADDYDETMLVMRFAEMTQEVEIARPVDRPICGLAAGRRHRNQVFRDELSRRLEERGGPNNADDQSLMSQLIESLPALPPCELADPADDMTLPRLIEVLERRHRIRQMMTEQFDKTATTLKSMIQQFDSQLNAKENFLHDQRSKLSEKDKVIINQRAELERLEKKSKTLEYKVDILQKTTDMYEQDKRSLQQELETREQRLHRELSERRRMEQRMQGVMTDTKLKWEKECERRVNAKQMEMQNKLWVKDEKLKQLKAIVTESGSGGVGFPVERQEKPERPSRGRDHNVAQRRSASPPPLPDISQTPSNQNRANVRAFQDLYPTPSSSSAYPSVASCISEWEHRVPVDSSSRARHVGTPQYRSRTPCQGTSSVGRRRGQLWAPDSEAPATTLVYGLNLEAGTRGNVFKTRSGGQAVQFTDIETLKQECPTASSRKRRSGSGEGSAHIDDIENRAPVTSTSSIHGYQKRRKP, from the exons atgcagAGACCGGG CAAAGGGAAAACTCCTCGGAGGCCGGGCCCAAAAAAGACTTCCAGCGTAGAGAAGGATCCTGTTGGA GTATACTGCCGTATCCGTCCTCTAGGAGCCGAAGATGAGGAATGTTGTATTGAGATGATCAGCAGCTCCACTATTCAGCTTCACCCTCCTGATGGCCTTAAAGCGAACCGCAACGGAGAATACAAAGAG acGCAGTACTCCTTTAAGAAAGTGTTTGGTATAAATACCAGTCAAATTGAGTTGTTTGAGGATGTTGCCAAGCCTCTGGTGGAAGACCTCGTTCATTCCAAGAACG gtcTGCTCTTTACATACGGTGTTACTGGAAGCGGTAAGACGTTCACCATGACTGGCTCACCCGGGGAAGGCGGATTACTCCCTCGCTGTCTGGACATGCTCTTCAACAGCATCGGACCCTGGCAGGCCAAACGATTT gTGTTCAAACCTGATGACAAAAATGGAATGGAGATCCAGAATCAAGTCGATGCTCTCCTAGAGAGACAGAAGCGGGACAGTCAGCAGTCCGTGCCCAAAACGCCATCGTCCAG GCAGAAGGCTGATCCAGAGATTGCAGATATGATCAGCTCAGAGGAGGCGTGTAAATCTGACAATGTGGATGAAGACTGCTGTTACAGCGTCTTTGTTTCCTACGTCGAGGTCTACAACAATTATATCTATGATCTCCTCGAAGATGCTCCATTTGACCCAATCAGACCTAA GTGGCTCGGTGGAGGCACGCCTGTACGGAATAATGAGTTCAT ACCACCTCAATCCAAACTTCTCCGAGAGGACCAGAATCACAACATGTATGTTGCCGGCTGCACAGAGGTCGAAGTGAAGTCCACAGAGGAGGCTTTTGAAGTGTTTTGGAAAG gccaaaagaaaaggaggatagCCAACACTCAACTAAATCGTGAATCCAGTCGCTCCcacagtgtgttcatggtgAAATTAGCCCAGGCTCCGCTTGATGCTGATGGGGATCACATTCTACAG GACAAAAACCAGGTGAACGTGAGCCAGCTGTGTTTGGTGGACCTGGCAGGCAGCGAGCGCACCAGCAGAACCCGGGCAGAGGGAAGCCGTCTCCGTGAAGCAG GAAATATTAACCAGTCCTTGATGACACTGCGCACATGTATGGAAGTCCTGCGTGAAAACCAGATGTGTGGAACTAATAAG ATGGTGCCATACAGGGACTCTAAAGTTACACACCTGTTTAAAAACTACTTTGATGGAGAAGGAAAAGTCCGGATGATTGTGTGTGTCAACCCAAAGGCTGATGATTATGATGAAACTATG CTGGTGATGCGTTTTGCTGAGATGACCCAGGAGGTGGAGATTGCTCGGCCAGTTGACCGGCCTATCTGTGGCCTTGCTGCTGGACGCAGACACAGAAACCAGGTCTTCAGAGATGAGCTGTCACGTCGCCTAGAAGAGAGGGGAGGTCCGAATAATGCCG ATGACCAAAGTTTAATGAGTCAGCTCATAGAAAGCCTTCCAGCCCTCCCTCCCTGTGAGCTGGCTGACCCAGCTGATGATATGACGTTGCCCCGCCTGATTGAGGTCCTGGAAAGGAGGCATCGAATCCGTCAGATGATGACAGAGCAGTTCGACAAAACTG CCACTACTCTGAAATCCATGATTCAGCAGTTTGACAGTCAGCTTAATGCAAAGGAGAACTTCCTTCATGACCAACGAAGCAAACTGAGTGAGAAAGACAAAGTCATCATCAACCAGAGAGCGGAGTTAGAACGactagaaaaaaaatccaaaacattaGAATATAAG GTCGATATCTTGCAGAAGACTACGGACATGTACGAACAGGACAAACGCTCCCTTCAGCAGGAGCTGGAGACCCGGGAGCAGAGGCTGCATAGAGAGCTGTCAGAGAGGAGGCGCATGGAGCAGCGCATGCAGGGGGTGATGACAGACACCAAACTCAAGTGGGAGAAGGAGTGT GAGAGGCGGGTAAATGCCAAGCAGATGGAGATGCAGAACAAGTTGTGGGTGAAGGATGAAAAGCTGAAGCAGCTCAAGGCCATAGTGACGGAAAGTGGCAGTGGGGGTGTTGGCTTTCCCGTCGAGCGCCAAGAGAAGCCTGAGAGGCCTTCGAGAGGGAGGGATCACAACGTGGCTCAGAGGAGGTCTGCCTCGCCGCCGCCACTTCCT GACATCAGCCAAACTCCTTCCAACCAAAATCGAGCCAATGTCAGGGCATTTCAGGACCTTTACCCCacaccttcctcctcttcagcctATCCTTCTGTAGCCTCTTGCATCTCTGAATGGGAGCACAGGGTCCCTGTAGACTCAAGCAGCAGAGCTAGGCATGTTGGGACTCCGCAATACAGGAGCCGGACTCCCTGCCAAGGCACCAGCAGCGTGGGTCGCAGGAGAGGCCAGCTCTGGGCCCCTGACTCTGAGGCCCCAGCTACGACTCTTGTCTATGGGTTAAACCTAGAAGCAGGCACaagg GGCAATGTGTTCAAGACCAGAAGTGGTGGACAAGCTGTTCAGTTCACTGACATTGAGACACTGAAACAAGAGTGCCCAACAGCATCAAG tcgcAAGAGGCGTTCAGGGTCTGGAGAGGGATCAGCTCATATCGACGACATAGAAAACAGG GCTCCAGTGACAAGCACAAGTTCAATCCATGGCTATCAAAA ACGGAGAAAACCTTGA